The Phaeodactylum tricornutum CCAP 1055/1 chromosome 2, whole genome shotgun sequence DNA window TCGGGCTTGGACAATGTCCCACGGAAAGAAAAACAATTTCGGAACTTTGCATCGAACTCGTTGAATTTGAAGGGTAAACAGGGCGAAGCGAGTGTAGGCGAGATATGGAAGTATTTGAAAGGCTTGCGGGAAGAGCAACAAAAGGCGAAGCAGCAGAAAGACGAGGCGATTGCGGCAGCCAAGCTGAAGAACGCGGAAGCCACGAGTACAAAGGAACTGGATGAATTACCAAACGACGGCAGACATGTTGACGCCGTCAGCGCTTGTGGACTAAACGACATTTCTCCACCAAATCCAAAGATTGTGAAAAAGGCGATCAAGAaggttttgaaaaaagcTTCCGGCCACAAACTGTCGTTAAAACGGCTACGCAAAGAAATCCAACTTCATTTAGGGGCATCGAAAAGCGACAAGAAGCGTCTGAAAGTATTGGTACAGCAAACCTTGGAAAGTTCCACAGCGAAGGGTATCTTTCTCGTCAGTGGTGATAATGTACAGCTACAAGTAGACTAGATCGAAACATGTACcattttttttgtttttgtttctttgttgaCAAGAACCATTCCGTAGTTACATTCAAACCGCAGCCAAGCCTGCGCACGACGCACAGCTCCCTCAATACTGAATTATCCAGTAATACTGTACAGGTTGCATGCGATGGCCTGTGTACGACTATATGCTACGTTTCTGGCACTGATATGAAAGTGAAAAAAAAACTCACACTGGACTTGCTGTCCAGTCGATTTATTCATCAGACGATGAGGAATCGTAACCATCCAAAAGACCTCCAAGCCCTTTCACCTCTTCCTCCGGCTTCCTCTTCACATCCTCAAGATGTTTATTTGTATCTCCAACTGGGTCTGTCCTTGTAATGGTTTTTTTGTCTTCCGAGTTCAAGACATCATTATCGGCATCGGACACAGTCGTTCGCCGTCGTTTCTTGGTTATTTTGGGAATCAATCTGGCGGAAGCTTGCGGTTTTGGTTCACGTATTTTCATCGTGTCAATCCTATGCTCTGACTCCGTGACATTGGATTCGTCGGAAAACCCCCGTTCCAGTCTATCGGCACGTGCAGCTCGAAAGGCAGCTAActgttgattggtttgctGTGCTACTTTTTGCTCTTCCTCGATTCGTTGTTTTCCAATGGCATCCAAATGAGCtgcatcttcttcatccaacGCCAATGTTCCCCTCATCATCGATCTCTGAAATTCTTCCCGCTCGGCTTCGTCTTGCTCTTGGTTGGCGCGAAGCTGTTCAAAGAGAGGCTTGTGTGCCGCTCGTGATGCGCTCTCTTCGGTAGAACTTCCGCCCTCGATAGGTTTCTCTTCGTAGCCGCCATCGTCTGTTGAGGTTTGGACTGTTTTGCTGACGAATGATAGGCTCATCGCATTCGGCTATCTTCTTTCAACTACACCGTCGAACAAAGTAGACAGATTGAGATATTTGGCTTGTCAATAGGAATTGCCTGTGAAGGTCGATTTTCACGTAGGAACGCATCCGGGTACCTCGAATAAATAGCCGTAATGATATGCTGACATGTGAACGGATTCACTCCCGTAAAATAGAACACGAGTATTCGACATGTGAAATGATGAAATCAACAGAATAGTCATAATGCTCACGCTGCCAGGAGTTCTTGATACAACATCCACAACTACGGGCGACATTTCGAATGAGCAAGAGATGAGTGATTTACACGAGACAGTAAGTCATGCAGATGAAAGCTCTTTGAACGAGAATGTGAGCACCAATTATCCTCCTGACGCTTTGAAAGCAGAGGCAGAAACCAGCACGACGGCAAAGCCAGCTGGACCGTATACACAGGAAGAACTCCGCCAAATTCTCTCCCAAAGACATGTCGTTGACCTAACTGACGAAGATATGGATCCTATCGAATGGATGGTTCGGAAACTCGTTCCGATACCCAACGTTTACTATTGGGATATCCTGGAAGATCAACACGAGCAATCGGAAGTGTCGGTTGGTATTCGTGTTTGGCATTCCACAATTTCTGGCTTGTGTACAATGGGGGTTGGATAGATCGTCGAGTAGCACAACCTCTTGCAAGAGGTTTAGGTTTGACCGAATCCAGATTTGATTATGTGACGGATCAAATGTCGGCTGAAGACTGGCAAGCTTCCAGACGAGAGGTCGACCGTCGCAAGCAAGGGAGGGAAGTCACGGCGAATacagaggaagaagagattACTTCTACTGGAGATGTTGCAACTGGTCCTGAGAAAAGGCTGTCTTTGCAGTCAAGGAAATCGGGAGTGATTTCGACCTGTTAGTATTGGTTAAGAGAATCTCCCCTTGCAATCTCTAACTGGGAAAACTCCACGTATGATTGGATGAGTGTTTCACAATTTCCGCAACCAATGAAACAAGCTATCCGCAAACTCTTCCTACGGTTAATGCTTGCCTCGGTTTGTGCTGGTGACCGTGAAATCTATCCTTATCAATGTGCTGCTTTGCAGAAATCAAGAGGCATAAGATATTGTAACTAGTCAGGATGCATGTCATGTttgttatttgcggtgttgCAAATAGGAATGTGTAGTCTTGGTCTCCATCCTAGATTGATTGCTGATTGCCTGTGAGTTCATCTCATTGTAGTCGgtacgtaggtccatatttaccGTACATTCCATGCAAGACGCAATGATACGGAACACAAGATTAATGTAAGGTAAACTAAAGGTGCTCGGACATACTACCTAGGTCACACCAATggatccactaccactggatttgttCATGATTGACTACCTATGTATGTTTGATCGCTCGGACAATTCGAAAAACATGATATTTAATAGGAAGTGTTGTGTAATCCCTATTTTTGGCCCTGACCCTAACGAAGCTACGAAGAGACCAACGCGTGGACCGACATAAGCGTTGGAAACCTAAGACTTGGATGGGCCTAACGGCCCAACAAAGAAATTACGCCCGAGAACCCGTTGGGTAAGTATATCCTCTGCCACATGAAGAGTCATTGTCGACTAGAACAACATTCCGAAAACTTTTGTCAAGAAAAGTGACCGTTCGGTCAAAGGAACGACATCCTCGTTCACCACACGCGCAATTTCATCGCGGGATAGGCTGATCTATCCTTTCCAAATACTTGAGAAGCATGGTTGGAGAGACTGTCGAACCGTTGGCGGAAGATATCGCGGCACTTATGAGGGACAAAATCCGTCTGCAGGCTGAGTCCGTACTCAACCGCGTCGAGGGAGTGGAAAAAGCGAGGTCGACGACGGCTTCTGCGAACGCGTCAAGCGTAAGTCTGGTTGAAATGGGCAAGGAAGGGTGTGACGTCGGCCCAAAGACGCCTCCACGAACGCCTTTGACCACGGAATACAACCGCCCGTCTGCACCGGGCAGCGAGCTATCTAAAAGGCTGCAACGACTCGCTCTCGAAAGGCAAAAACAGAGTACAGATCGTCTAAAGGTCATCCAGGCAGACACATCTTCGCACCTTTCATCCGTCAAGACCTTTCAGGAATTAAATCTACCTACTCACTTGTTGGAAGCTCTCTTTACGATGGGTTTTGATCGTCCTTCCGCTATTCAGGAAGAAGCCCTGCCTCGGATTCTTGCGGATCCTCCGCGGAACTTGATCGGTCAAGCCAAATCTGGTAGCGGCAAGACCGCAGCCTTTACACTAGGCATGTTGTATCGAATCACTGTTGACACTCCTGCTACGACGCAAGCTTTATGTGTAACACCGACACGTGAACTGGCAATTCAGATCGTGGACAAAGCTGTCCGTCCCATGGCCGTCAACATGAAAGGCCTGAAGATACAACTGGCGATTTCGCAATCAGTAGTGGACAAAAAGATTGGAGTTGACTCACATATGGTAGTCGGTACACCAGGAAAAGTGGTGGACTGGCTGAAGCGACGAATTATAAACCCTGATACCATCAATATCTTTGTACTTGATGAAGCTGACAATATGGTGGAGGAGGGAGGCCATCGTGCCAATTCTCTTCTTATAAAGAAATGTATTCCCCCTACTTGCCAGAATCTCTTCTTTTCGGCGACTTTTCCGGAGGAAGTTGTCAATTTTGCAACCAAGATGGTCGATAATCCTGATAAGATATTGATTGAAGACGGACCTGAATTCCTTGTGCTGGACGTTATAAAACAGCTCTGGGTAGACACCAGAGAATATTCGGGTGGAAAGCTCATGTTTCTGGGAGACATTTATTCGCTCCTGACCATTGGACAGAGTATTATTTTTGTTGGAACCAAGATAGATGCGGATACAGTGCATACTACATTGACGGGCGCTGGTTTCACGTGTTCTGTTTTGCACGGATCCGTGGATGCCGCGCAGCGTGACACAACAATGGAGGCTTTTCGAAACGGTGAAAGCAATGTACTTATAACAACAAACGTCCTTGCCCGAGGAGTGGATGTCGACAACGTTTGCATGGTGATCAATTACGACATACCAGTTGACAAAGATGGTGCCCCCGACTTCGAAACATACTTGCACCGCATCGGGCGTACCGGACGCTTTGGACGCAAAGGTACAGCCATAAATCTCATTTCCGACCAAAAGTCAGTTGAAATTCTGGCTGCTATCGAGTCGCATTTCGCCAAAGGTGGCGAAGAGCTGATCAAGCAAGCACCCGCAGATCCAGAAACTCTGGCAGACGTTATAGAAATCTAGATATTAGAAGATAATACACGATATGTGCATGAGACTCGTCTCATGGGAACAGTAACAGTGTGCAATATTATACAAAACTGTGTGAATTACGATTGGCGACGAGACCTCAGATATTGGATACCGCCCAGCGAAAACGCTCTCCTGCTATTTCGTTGATAATGTTATATAGCGACGGAGTCCACGACATGGCATTTGTTGCCGTACACTACGACTACAAACCACTATTCTTGTTTGCTTACTTATGGccaacaaaaaggaaaagtgATCAGCACGTGCAGCTACGATCAACTCTGAACATACTTTTACGTGTATCGGGGAATTTCGGGATCAGTTTGGAGGGGCATGGGGTCAGAGGGATAGACACTCCCTATCAAATTGGTAAAGGAACAAGACGTTTTGTCAAAAAAAATTCTCTTTTCAGCGATATGGTGCTTCGACTTGGATAGGTAATTGAAATGTCAACTAGTTCTCGcgctttctcttcttctctttcttcgCCTTTTTGACTTCCTTTTTCAGTTTCTTGGCcaacttcttttccttcttggccgccttttttgcttccttcTCTGCCTTTTTACGAGCTTTTCCTTCCATTCCAGCACTTGCTTGTGTCGGTACAGGACTTAGCTTCGCTTCGCGGGTCACTTCTTGCGCGGAATGCACGCCATCATCGTCCTCGCCTTGTTCCGCTCCCGACGATTTTCCACTGATTCGAATCTCGTTGACTTTTGCGGTCTCGTCTTCGGTAGCCGCCAGGGACTCGGCGATTTCTACAAGATCGTCCCAGTGATTTTCTATCTGTGCATCCTCTTGTAATTTTACATTCTCGCTCTGCAGAAACTGTGACAGAATGTGGAGGGCCTGAGAATGGTCTATTGGaaccgacgacgatacgACTGTCACCTTCGGTAAATCGGCAGCATTTTGCTGCATTTCTTTCCAAACGCGTTCAATTGAGCGACAGGAGAAGTATAGGTATCGATCGACGTTCTTTCGTTTTCCGCTGCTATATAATCAATACGGACCACGATCTCTTCTATCATAAATACGATAGGTGTAGATGGCTAAGGCGAGGAAAACATGCAAATCGCGAGACGCGACTGGCAGGGAATGGAGAAAATGTGATGTTTGTGCTTGGTCTGACCCTCTACCGTATTCGATTCCTAACGCTAAAAACCAAACATAGTCTCAATTTCGACGTCGGTCAAGTAACATAGGTACAGACAATGGGTCTTTCTTTATTTATTGTCCATTGACCGCCCAGTTCATCTAACTACAAAACAATATCTCTAGATGTATTGcgattttcaaatctctcgTGTTATCAATTTCCGGGACCAGTAGGTACTCACTGACAGAATTTGCCCTTGTGGATACGGAATACAACCTGCCATCAATTCCTTCCTTGTATAACGGCACGTGCGGTCCTCGGGAACGTCGAAATCAGACTATTCCACAGTATACGTTTCGCTACCCGAGAAACTCCACACGGCAATGAAATAGAACGTGTTCAGCTACGCTCCGGCCCCTTGTGAAGAGAGAAATCAGCTTATCCAAGGCTACCATACAGCGACAAGCTACTAACTGGAGAAGGTATCCAATGACAACATTTTTCCTGTCACATATGTCCGTATAGCCCTTGTATTGCAGTACCCGCAACCATTTGAGACCTCATGGTCGAGAGAAGCAATCCCAACTTGAAAGAAACTTTATAATTAGCGATAATGTCGTTAATGTAGAGTAGGTCTCACGAATTCTGAGGAAAACATTGGCTGTCGTTCTATTTGGACTGAAAGTTGATGATACGTCCAAACTTGGCCGCATCCAGGGACGCTCCCCCCACCAAAGCTCCGTCGATATCCGGCATGGCCATCAAGTCGTCGACGGACTCGGGTGTCACGCTACCTCCGTACAGGATGCGGGTGGCATCGGCGGTTTCCGGTCCGTACATTTCTGCCAAGACGGCGCGGCACTTGGCGTGCACGCTCTGCGCAATCTCCGGCGTCGCCACCTTGCCCGTACCGATGGCCCAGACGGGTTCGTAAGCAATCGCCACCCGGCTCAAATCTTCCTTTTGAATACCGGCTAGGCCTTTCTTAAGTTGAACGGCACACACGGGTCCAGCCAGGTCTTGTTCGTATTCCGATTCGGATTCGCCAATGCAGAGCATGACGGACATGCCGAGTTCAATGAGTTTCAAGCATTGGCCGTTGATATATTCGTCCGTTTCGCCAAAGACTACCCGACGCTCCGAATGACCAGCCAGGGCCCACTGCACGCCAATGGACTGGAGCATGCTGGCCGAGACGGCTCCGGTGAAGGCTCCTTGGATTTGCGGGCAAACACCCTAAGGAATACAACCAAAAAAAACGGACAGTGAGTGTTGCGAAACGAACAACGAACAACGAACAAACCAAACGACGTATGCATTCCCAACGAGAACACGCGATCCACGACTCCGTACCTCGGCTCCAATCGCGAGCTTGCCGCCGGTAGCTTCCTGTGCGGCTTCGATAAAGACGTAGGGGACAAAGAGAGCGACGTCGGCATCGGGCGAATCGGAGGTAATGGCGGCAGCAATATTTGAGGCCAAATCTACGGCTTCCGACTTGGTTTGCGGATTGAGCTTCCAGTTTCCCGAAATGAAGGGTTTGCGCGCAGCCAGAGACGTGGTGGAGGCCGTCGTGGACGCCGGACTTCCCCGAAAGGTCGGTGCAAAGGCGGTCGCGCTGGAAATCAAGGCAGCTACAGAAAGGGCGAGAAACTTCATAACGATTGAATATGGGAGTCGAGTAGCAAAGGCCTCAGGAATGAATCTTACAAAAGGAAAGACTGAGAAAGCAATCCAACGGGAAGGCTCTTTGCGCTGGGGTCGTTCACGGTCAGGGGAGATGAGATCCAAAAGCGAAGTCGAATCACCAGTCATCGGTGGAGAAAAAACGGCGTGCGAGTGGACTATTCCGGTGAAGTTCCCGCATGCGTCACAGGAAACAACCAAGTACAAAATTCCGTTCTAATCAGCTATTTCTTAGAGAGATAGGAATCTTGCTTTTTCATGGTGTGGTTGGACAGACGGGGGAATCTAGGAGAACCGTCCGAAATTTCAAATTCGACGCGCCTCCGGCATTACCGCAGATACATCACGAATCTCATGATGGTTTTCACAACGACAGAGGGACAGACGACATGATACAGAACGAGGAGATGGTCAACTTGGCGGAGACGAAAGGGCCGGGCGAGCCTTACACTTGTTTACGGTTACTCACAGTGAGCTATCTTTTCTTTGCTATCTTTAGAGCTACTCTGTTGTGACGAAACATTCCTTCGACGTTCCACACAATCCAGGGGACGCGTCAATTATTGGCATTGGAGAACTAGCATTCCAATGAGACGTCTTCATCCACTCCTTCTCTCAACCGTCGCAGTGCTAGCGTTGGCTTCCCGCGGATTGGCTTTTTCCGGCCTCCGACCGGTCCCTTCGTCTCCTGGCACAGTAACTTCTCGGAATATGGTGAACAAGGACGACGGGGATGGAGCCGACTTTTGCGTCATGGTCAACGGCATGCCGGGTCCGATGGCGACAGCCGCTGCCGAAGCCTGTTTGCGCAAAGGCCTGCAACTCGCGCCGGTCGCCATGACGGGCCCGGACGTGGAAGCGTCCACCTTTATCGTGACCGACACCGTCACGGGAACGTCTTCCTCCGTCCGATTGGTGCCCTCCTCGGATACGGAAGAACTCGTCAGCGCCGTCGCTGGTATGCAGACCGCCAGTGAACGCTTACTGGCGATCGACTACACACATCCTTCAGCCGTCAACGGCAACGCCAAATTTTATGTCGAGCAGAATATCCCGTTTGTCATGGGAACCACCGGAGGTGATCGGGACGAACTCATGAAAGACGTGGAGGGACATTTTTGCGTTATAGCACCCAACATGGGCAAGCAGATTGTAGCCATGCAAGCGGCACTGGAGGATTTGGCTAACAAGTACCCGTCGGCGTTTGAAGGCTACCAGCTGGAGGTCGTCGAATCGCACCAAAAAACCAAAGCCGATACGTCGGGAACCGCCAAAGCAGTCATTTCGTCAATCAAAACATTGGCGGGTGACGAAAAGTACAGTAACGATGACATTAAAATGATCCGTGACGAAAAAGAGGCCTTGGCCTTTGGTGTTCCCGAAGACGCCATGATGGGACACGCTTTCCATACCTATACTCTCACCTCCCCTGACGGGAGCGTATCCTTTCAACTTCAACACAATGTGGCCGGAAGGACGGTTTATGCCGAAGGAACAGCCGATGCTGTCAAGTTCTTGGCAAAAAAGATGAAAACAGAAAAGATACCGCGAGTCTTTAATATGATCAATGTTCTCGAAGAGGGGGCCCTAGAGTAAATCAATACCCTACAGTAACATGTGCCTTTATAATCTACTCCTTGGCTGTGCATCTGGGGCATTCGCAGGTAAAGAGATACTTTGCCAGGAGTTCGCGTCGTCTACGACTTGTGCTTTTGGACCCGGACGTGCGGCCACATCCGATATAGCTGATGGTAATCTCTTCACCAGCCGCAATGTCCCGCAGAGCCACAACATCAATACGTGCATCCACAAATTCTTGACTCTGTACTTGTGCATTCGGGACGCACGAATGATTGATCCGGGCGGTCAAAGGAAAGACTGCCACAATCTCTGGGGCCACCTTGTCTTCCACTACACGATCCATCCCACGTTCCAAACGTTGTGACCCCAAAGCCTGGGCCACTTGCTTCATCAGTCCTTCGTGTCTTTTCGAACCGCGTCCCCCCGAGTTGCGTAAAATTCCGGCATAATAGGCTTTGAAGGGCGATTGAGTCAGCATGCCAAAGCCGTTGCGCCCCGCTTTAGATGCAAGTTCGTGCAAAAACATCAAAGACAATGACTCTTGTTCATCAGGAGTGAGCCTGAGAAGACGAACCAAGGACTCGTAGATGGGCTGCAACGTATAGGTCCATAGTAATCCATTCTCATGCTTACTCAGTATGCCGAGCTCTAAAGCTGTCAAATCTGAGGCCTCGCCGCAAAAGCCTTCCAGAAGAGAGCCAAGCAACGTGTTCGACACCCTGAATCTTTGGGTTTCGGCCACGAACATTCGCACGGCCCATGTAACTGCCGCCTGAACTTCATATGGTTCATCGATATCACGAAAACAGAGCAGCGATTCTAGCGCTTGCGTAGCGATGCAGCAAGATCCCATCTTGCGGTTGTGGATGGTTTTGCAATGTATGGTACAAAACCAAGCGTGACACAGTCGACACTGAATCCGGCCGAATTTATCTTGACCATTCCTCGGAGAGGAAGCCTTCATGGCCTCGTCGAGAAGGGTGACATCTGAGACCGGCCATAAATGCGGCAGAGGTAAGCTTGCTAAGGAATTAGCTGTTCGACAGGATGTGATCGGCTCCATGGACCGAAAGCAGTTTTGACAAGCTCGGATAGAAAACAACTCTTCCCTTTTGTTAATAGTCTCTGTTTGCGGTATCTGCGTTGCCATGAGAGTTTGCTCAGTATAAACCACTTCTCCTCGTCGAAGAGCAGTGCGCGTAATCAGCCCATTGCCTCGCCGCGGACCCATGTCTACAACCTGCACTTGAGGTCGTTGCACTTTTCCATCCCTTGTACAGTACCCAGAGCTTTTGTATGCTAAAGGAAAAATATGGCGATTATGATCTTCGCTTACGGGAATCTTGGAAGCTGAAGATACCCTAATTTGCTGCGTTTTCTCCTTGGAGTCCAAGGGTGACAAAACTTCACGGAAAACCGAGACGTCGCCCCGCTCGTCCGTCTCGGtatcgctttcgttttccCACGCGAATGAGGTAAGATCGCCGACAGACAGACCATCTAGTAAGCAAAAAAATCCTTCGTCCTTGTTATTATCAGAATCTGCTTCTTGCATGGACCAGATAAAGATGCAGGCCAGATATTGGATTTGACAGGAATAGGTAGAtgatttcactgtcaattatCGGTAACTGACACCGCTCTCATGTTCCTTTCCAGATCTGcttgttttgactgtgaaatcaTTTCGATGCGATGCTGTTCGCGTCAATGACGGCCAGACAAGTCAGTCGGAGTCACGAATCCTGCGCTGGAGGGAAACTATCGTAGTCGTATCTTGGACAGTCagcgtttttctttttgcaaacgACATTTATCATAAATCTCAGCGGTACAATAATTATCCTTAATGTAAATATGTGGAGTTGCAAAGAGGGGTTAGGAAAACTTGAACAGGACATCCATTATGATCGTGTCCGCAAAAGGTCAGCACTGTTAAACCGATCAACCCGAGCACTTCATGCTGACTCTAAGGTATCACATCAGAAACAGAAAAGTTTCAGATGACCTCCTTTTCACATTGATCGTATTATTAAAATCCGTGGCAATGTGAATATACTCAAAGGACAGTGCAGCACGTAACTTTGCCCTACAAGAGACGTTTTTGGCCGGCTATGCACATCTGTAGTTCCAATATTAAGATGTCGTGAAAGAGAGAAATTTTCGACGAACTTCAATCTTCAAGAAAGTTTCTTCTTTAGGATCGACCTTTCCCTGGAACTTTCTGATACTACTTATAAAATTCGGACCCGCAATGTTACTAACAAAATTATATGATAACAAGATTGCGCCGGTAAACTTATCCGAAATGACACTTACGAGGTCACGCACTTCTCGAAACCAAGACCTCCTTTATCGACACAAAGCTGATACAGAAGcctattttgaaaaaaggagCCTGCCAAAACCTTTCGTACAAAACCGGAACGGCAAACTTTTTTGAAGGTTAAGTTTCTGTGTTGGTCCTGGAAGTGATGCAAGGCGTTGATGATTCGAATGGAAGCTTTAGAGCCGCTGTTGCGCTCAACAATATGGGTGTGCACTTCCTGGAGCGAGGGTCCTTTAGTCAGGCTCTCGTTACTCTCAAGGACAGTGTAGCCGTTCTAAAAGCCCTCTTCAATTCAGATCAAGCCAAGGTGGAGAATCTTGTACAATTTCCCCGTGATGACCAAGTCCTTCGTAAACTGAAGCGAGCAGTGCAGCGTTCCTCTGAGCCCACCGCTTTATCTCAGATCGCAAAAGCGTCTTCTCGAACTCAAGTTTTGGAAATCAAGGTTGTTTCACACAACGCATACAATCATCCGAACCCATCCATCTGGTCCCCACAAACCCTTTGTCCGGTAAGGATTGAAACTTTTGACGAAGACAGTGACTTTGGGATAGAAACAGCCATCGCCATCTATAACTGTGGCATTGCCAACCTGTGCATGTCATGCGATTGCCTTGATCAAGGTCTTGCAGACGTTTTGAAGAACGACTCGTTGCGCCTTTTTCGCCTCTCCTCTTGCGTGCTCAATCATTACAGCTCGCTCCACGAAGATGATGGTGCGCAGTTTGTCGGTTTCCTTTGtctgtatgtaaccgtgatGGAGAGAATTGTCTATGTTCTGGCCGAGCAGAACAATGTTATGCATGCTCTCGAAGCCTCCGAAAAGCTACACGTATTGAAAGCTCTCATAAACGACTATGATGGGTTATTTTTCTTCAGTGGGGTAGTGTCGTCAATGGCATCTGCCGCGTGACACTAATATGCATTTACAAACAGTCATTGTTGTTCGGTAAAGTAACTTTCATATTTTAAGCTAGGTTATTTTGTGAAGGAATGCGAAGATTTGATGGATTGATTCTACTTTCCAGTTTGACACGCATGCACGAAGACTTTGCAGAAAAGCAATTGCAAGGAATTTTTGAGGAATGAAGAATGGCAGGAAATAGAATGTATGAAAGCATGTAAAGGTTTCAAAACGGAAAGGATTCTTTAAACAGACAGACAGAATCAACGACGCCCAAACTACACTTTAAACGAAACGTGCGCCTCGTCCGACTGATTCCCACCTTGTGGTGTTTGCACGAAAGATCGGCGCAGACTTGATCGTCGTGTATTGCCTCCGTCGTTGACTTTTGATGGAATCGAGCTGAGTTGGTTGGTAATATGCGAACTGTGGTCGACTTCAAGATCGAAGTCATCCAAATTCTCCCAGTCGATGGACAAAGCCGACAGGCCTGACATGGCCCGCCCAAAAGTAGTCTCTGAAGTGATCGACATATGGCGAGGTCCGCCAAAAGAAATTATCGAAGGATTCCTCTGTGTAGTAAGAGAATTTCTCTGACCGGTAAGCGAGTTCCGACCCTGGAAGGAATTTCGCATAAAATTACGGGAGTTGCTATCGGGGAAAGCAAGTACAGCAGGGGGGCCTTGGCCCATAGACATGTGAGCAGCGTGTACGGGCACAGAAGAGACGTTGGTGGGCGGGCCCATCCCAAAAAAATCCAACCGTTGGTCGACATGGATCGGTTGGTCATCCAAATGATGTTGTTGGGGATGAATAGCATCGAATTCGGCCTGGATGGAGTCGTTCGCTGACATCCCGAAAGGGTCATTGTGAAGTTGTTCTGAAACTGAATGAGTTGGGCAATTCTTGCAGCGGCAACCAGGGCCACATGTGCAGTCCATTCCGTACTTCATCCCGCAACCAGCCATGTAATCAGTTACTTGCTGTTCACGCATCTCAAACGCCTCAAATATGTTTTTGTTCATTTGAGAATGACTACGAAGCAATCCCCAGAAAACGCTATTAGTAAGGAGATTGTCGCCAGAaacaaaacaagccaacatggcaaaagaaagaacttACCGCGAGCAATCGCTCCGCAAGACACCGTTATCGGGACACGTACAGGGGACACTCCAATCAAACATGTCCTTTTCATCCGTGTTTGCGACTACTTCAAAGGCGGTACTCAGGGATCCCAAATCCATGGTCACCTTTTTGTCGGCACCAGGACCAACAATGCTCATTTCCTTCGCCTTGGCCGTATACCCCACCATGGCAAGATTCCGCGCAGCTTCAAAGGCAATCCGTT harbors:
- a CDS encoding predicted protein, which encodes MQEADSDNNKDEGFFCLLDGLSVGDLTSFAWENESDTETDERGDVSVFREVLSPLDSKEKTQQIRVSSASKIPVSEDHNRHIFPLAYKSSGYCTRDGKVQRPQVQVVDMGPRRGNGLITRTALRRGEVVYTEQTLMATQIPQTETINKREELFSIRACQNCFRSMEPITSCRTANSLASLPLPHLWPVSDVTLLDEAMKASSPRNGQDKFGRIQCRLCHAWFCTIHCKTIHNRKMGSCCIATQALESLLCFRDIDEPYEVQAAVTWAVRMFVAETQRFRVSNTLLGSLLEGFCGEASDLTALELGILSKHENGLLWTYTLQPIYESLVRLLRLTPDEQESLSLMFLHELASKAGRNGFGMLTQSPFKAYYAGILRNSGGRGSKRHEGLMKQVAQALGSQRLERGMDRVVEDKVAPEIVAVFPLTARINHSCVPNAQVQSQEFVDARIDVVALRDIAAGEEITISYIGCGRTSGSKSTSRRRRELLAKYLFTCECPRCTAKE
- a CDS encoding triosephosphate isomerase (Probably Triosephosphate isomerase catalyzes D-glyceraldhyde 3-phosphate to glycerone phosphate); amino-acid sequence: MKFLALSVAALISSATAFAPTFRGSPASTTASTTSLAARKPFISGNWKLNPQTKSEAVDLASNIAAAITSDSPDADVALFVPYVFIEAAQEATGGKLAIGAEGVCPQIQGAFTGAVSASMLQSIGVQWALAGHSERRVVFGETDEYINGQCLKLIELGMSVMLCIGESESEYEQDLAGPVCAVQLKKGLAGIQKEDLSRVAIAYEPVWAIGTGKVATPEIAQSVHAKCRAVLAEMYGPETADATRILYGGSVTPESVDDLMAMPDIDGALVGGASLDAAKFGRIINFQSK
- a CDS encoding predicted protein, with product RLKVIQADTSSHLSSVKTFQELNLPTHLLEALFTMGFDRPSAIQEEALPRILADPPRNLIGQAKSGSGKTAAFTLGMLYRITVDTPATTQALCVTPTRELAIQIVDKAVRPMAVNMKGLKIQLAISQSVVDKKIGVDSHMVVGTPGKVVDWLKRRIINPDTINIFVLDEADNMVEEGGHRANSLLIKKCIPPTCQNLFFSATFPEEVVNFATKMVDNPDKILIEDGPEFLVLDVIKQLWVDTREYSGGKLMFLGDIYSLLTIGQSIIFVGTKIDADTVHTTLTGAGFTCSVLHGSVDAAQRDTTMEAFRNGESNVLITTNVLARGVDVDNVCMVINYDIPVDKDGAPDFETYLHRIGRTGRFGRKGTAINLISDQKSVEILAAIESHFAK
- a CDS encoding predicted protein; this translates as VMVNGMPGPMATAAAEACLRKGLQLAPVAMTGPDVEASTFIVTDTVTGTSSSVRLVPSSDTEELVSAVAGMQTASERLLAIDYTHPSAVNGNAKFYVEQNIPFVMGTTGGDRDELMKDVEGHFCVIAPNMGKQIVAMQAALEDLANKYPSAFEGYQLEVVESHQKTKADTSGTAKAVISSIKTLAGDEKYSNDDIKMIRDEKEALAFGVPEDAMMGHAFHTYTLTSPDGSVSFQLQHNVAGRTVYAEGTADAVKFLAKKMKTEKIPRVFNMINVLEEG
- a CDS encoding predicted protein, yielding MQGVDDSNGSFRAAVALNNMGVHFLERGSFSQALVTLKDSVAVLKALFNSDQAKVENLVQFPRDDQVLRKLKRAVQRSSEPTALSQIAKASSRTQVLEIKVVSHNAYNHPNPSIWSPQTLCPVRIETFDEDSDFGIETAIAIYNCGIANLCMSCDCLDQGLADVLKNDSLRLFRLSSCVLNHYSSLHEDDGAQFVGFLCLYVTVMERIVYVLAEQNNVMHALEASEKLHVLKALINDYDGLFFFSGVVSSMASAA
- a CDS encoding predicted protein; translation: MNLIVSSVETAPGPLKHHLQVISGLDNVPRKEKQFRNFASNSLNLKGKQGEASVGEIWKYLKGLREEQQKAKQQKDEAIAAAKLKNAEATSTKELDELPNDGRHVDAVSACGLNDISPPNPKIVKKAIKKVLKKASGHKLSLKRLRKEIQLHLGASKSDKKRLKVLVQQTLESSTAKGIFLVSGDNVQLQVD
- a CDS encoding predicted protein, which gives rise to MQQNAADLPKVTVVSSSVPIDHSQALHILSQFLQSENVKLQEDAQIENHWDDLVEIAESLAATEDETAKVNEIRISGKSSGAEQGEDDDGVHSAQEVTREAKLSPVPTQASAGMEGKARKKAEKEAKKAAKKEKKLAKKLKKEVKKAKKEKKRKREN